A single genomic interval of Halobacillus halophilus DSM 2266 harbors:
- the phoU gene encoding phosphate signaling complex protein PhoU, whose amino-acid sequence MVSIRQHFEDELNDLKEKIKELALDSKYSLDTAIHVFYQGDVSKATKIIEDDAIIDAKEDKINEDAILLIAKQQPVARDLRRLITAIKISSDLERMADHGTNIAKATIHLGEDHGIEINPELREMAVLAMDMVDLAVKAFEYEDISLASKLAEMDDVVDRKYGEIVRETLELTAINPQQIQHIMQISYVARYIERFADHITNIGENIFYLVKGQSYDLNK is encoded by the coding sequence ATGGTCTCTATACGCCAACATTTTGAAGATGAATTAAATGATTTGAAAGAAAAGATAAAAGAACTGGCTCTTGATTCTAAATATTCACTTGATACTGCGATTCATGTTTTTTATCAGGGAGATGTTAGTAAAGCTACAAAAATTATTGAAGATGATGCCATTATTGATGCTAAAGAAGATAAAATAAACGAAGATGCGATTTTGCTAATTGCTAAACAGCAGCCAGTCGCTCGTGATCTGAGACGTTTAATAACAGCCATCAAAATATCATCTGATTTGGAACGGATGGCTGACCACGGCACGAATATTGCCAAGGCAACTATTCACCTCGGTGAGGATCATGGAATTGAGATTAATCCGGAACTAAGAGAAATGGCTGTACTAGCCATGGATATGGTTGACTTAGCAGTTAAAGCTTTTGAGTATGAAGATATATCCTTAGCAAGTAAATTAGCAGAAATGGATGATGTGGTAGATAGAAAATATGGGGAAATTGTAAGGGAAACATTAGAATTAACTGCTATAAATCCCCAGCAAATCCAACACATTATGCAAATTTCCTATGTAGCAAGATATATTGAACGCTTTGCTGATCACATCACGAATATAGGGGAGAATATATTCTATCTTGTAAAAGGTCAATCTTATGATTTAAATAAATAA
- the pstB gene encoding phosphate ABC transporter ATP-binding protein PstB, whose translation MQVDDLNLWYGSNQALYEINMDIPEKRVTAIIGPSGCGKSTFIKTLNRMVEMVPIVKTSGSIKYRDQNIFNGDFKQEYLRTKVGMVFQSPNPFPKSVYDNVAYGPRVHGIKKKEVLDEIVEKSLKDAAIWDELKDRLDANAYGLSGGQQQRVCIARALAVEPDVILMDEPTSSLDPISTSKVEELVQELKKKYSIIIVTHNMQQAARISDKTAFFLNGELVEFAETDDLFQNPQDKRTEDYITGRFG comes from the coding sequence ATGCAAGTCGATGACTTGAATTTATGGTACGGAAGCAATCAAGCCCTTTATGAAATCAATATGGACATTCCAGAGAAGCGGGTTACAGCCATTATTGGCCCTTCAGGGTGTGGGAAGTCCACCTTTATAAAAACGTTAAACCGTATGGTAGAGATGGTGCCGATTGTTAAAACTTCCGGTTCTATTAAATATCGTGACCAAAATATTTTTAATGGAGATTTTAAACAGGAATATCTAAGAACTAAAGTAGGGATGGTTTTCCAATCCCCAAACCCATTTCCTAAGTCTGTATATGATAACGTAGCTTATGGTCCAAGGGTACACGGAATTAAGAAGAAAGAAGTTCTTGATGAAATTGTTGAGAAAAGCTTAAAGGATGCGGCCATTTGGGATGAATTGAAAGATCGTTTGGATGCAAATGCTTATGGTCTTTCCGGCGGTCAGCAGCAGCGTGTATGTATTGCTCGTGCACTGGCCGTTGAGCCTGACGTAATTCTGATGGATGAGCCAACTTCTTCACTGGACCCAATTTCTACATCAAAAGTAGAAGAGCTTGTCCAGGAGCTTAAGAAAAAATATAGTATTATTATTGTGACGCACAACATGCAGCAGGCTGCCCGTATTTCTGATAAAACAGCTTTCTTCCTAAACGGAGAATTAGTTGAGTTCGCGGAAACAGATGATTTATTCCAAAACCCTCAAGATAAGCGGACGGAAGATTATATTACAGGACGGTTTGGTTAA
- the pstA gene encoding phosphate ABC transporter permease PstA, producing MLGQNEEGIKKRMEGRVLKNKIMMGLFFLATSVGLIFLVLLFYRVLTQGIGYLSWDYLTSGPAPYPEEAGIWIGMIGSIMLMAIVAIFSVIIGVASAIYLEEYASQNKFTEFIRVNISNLAGVPSIVFGLLGLTFFVYIFNFGYTLIAGGLTMALLILPVIVVASQEALRSVPIDLHQASLGMGASKWQTIARVILPAALPGILTGTIIALSRAIGETAPLIIVGAATAIYSLPDSLLAKYTAMPIQIYNWTARPQEEWQFVAGAGIIILLAVLLLMNSIAVLIRNKFQQRL from the coding sequence ATGCTTGGGCAAAATGAAGAAGGCATCAAGAAACGGATGGAAGGCAGAGTATTAAAAAATAAGATTATGATGGGGTTATTTTTCTTGGCCACCTCAGTTGGTCTTATTTTTCTAGTACTGCTTTTTTACCGCGTATTGACTCAAGGAATTGGTTATTTAAGCTGGGACTATCTAACAAGTGGTCCCGCTCCTTACCCAGAAGAGGCAGGAATCTGGATAGGGATGATAGGTTCAATTATGTTAATGGCTATAGTTGCGATCTTCTCTGTTATCATCGGGGTAGCGTCAGCTATTTATTTAGAGGAATACGCCTCACAAAACAAATTTACTGAATTTATTAGAGTGAACATCTCAAACTTGGCGGGGGTTCCTTCCATTGTCTTTGGTTTGCTAGGTCTTACATTCTTTGTTTACATTTTTAACTTTGGATATACGCTAATTGCCGGAGGTTTAACGATGGCGTTACTGATTCTTCCGGTTATTGTAGTGGCTTCTCAGGAAGCCTTAAGGTCTGTACCTATTGACCTCCATCAAGCTTCATTAGGAATGGGGGCATCTAAATGGCAGACAATTGCTCGTGTGATTCTGCCCGCAGCGCTACCAGGTATCTTAACGGGGACGATTATTGCCCTTTCAAGAGCTATTGGCGAAACAGCGCCATTAATTATTGTAGGAGCTGCTACAGCTATTTATTCGCTTCCGGATTCTTTGCTTGCCAAATATACGGCTATGCCTATTCAGATTTATAATTGGACAGCAAGACCGCAAGAGGAATGGCAGTTTGTTGCCGGAGCTGGAATTATCATACTCCTGGCAGTTCTCCTACTAATGAACTCGATTGCCGTATTGATTCGTAACAAATTTCAACAGCGTCTTTAA
- the pstC gene encoding phosphate ABC transporter permease subunit PstC — MDKGLQSEGNKFNVQELIERNKQKTTFGQRIEKVIPWFLLLCAIISVLTTVGILFTLLRESIGFFSNVSIIDFYTGTSWSPWSGEYGVAPLIGGTLLITLIATVVAVPLGLMSAIFLSEYANDKVRRVIKPILEVLAGIPTVVYGYFALTFVTPMFQNIIPDLGIFNALSGGFVVGIMIIPMVASLSEDAMNSVPNALREGAYGLGATKLEVVYKVVLPAALSGIVASIVLAISRAIGETMIVTIAAGATPNLTFDPTESIQTMTAFIVQAATGDTTFGSTIYYSLYAVGMTLFVFTLGMNLLAQYISRKFREEY, encoded by the coding sequence ATGGACAAAGGTTTACAATCAGAGGGAAATAAATTCAATGTCCAGGAATTAATTGAAAGAAATAAACAAAAGACCACGTTTGGACAGCGTATAGAGAAGGTTATCCCGTGGTTTTTACTGTTGTGCGCTATTATCAGTGTCTTGACAACAGTCGGTATATTATTTACTTTATTGCGTGAGTCGATCGGTTTCTTTTCTAATGTATCAATAATTGATTTCTATACAGGGACAAGCTGGTCACCATGGTCAGGAGAGTACGGGGTTGCACCCCTAATTGGGGGAACCTTACTCATTACGCTGATAGCAACAGTTGTCGCTGTGCCGTTAGGTCTTATGTCTGCCATATTTTTGAGTGAGTACGCTAACGACAAGGTGAGACGTGTGATTAAACCCATCTTAGAGGTTTTAGCAGGAATCCCTACTGTCGTTTATGGTTACTTTGCTTTAACGTTCGTCACACCAATGTTCCAGAATATTATTCCAGATCTCGGCATTTTCAACGCTTTGAGTGGTGGATTTGTTGTTGGAATTATGATTATTCCAATGGTAGCATCTTTATCGGAAGATGCCATGAACTCTGTACCAAACGCACTTCGTGAAGGAGCTTACGGCCTTGGAGCGACAAAGCTCGAGGTTGTATATAAGGTAGTACTTCCAGCAGCGCTCTCAGGAATTGTTGCATCGATTGTACTGGCAATTTCACGAGCAATCGGTGAAACGATGATTGTAACGATTGCGGCTGGAGCTACGCCGAACTTAACGTTTGATCCTACGGAGTCTATTCAGACGATGACAGCTTTTATTGTACAGGCTGCTACGGGGGATACAACGTTTGGCTCAACGATCTATTATAGTTTATATGCAGTTGGGATGACGTTATTCGTCTTCACTCTGGGTATGAACTTGTTAGCACAGTATATTTCACGTAAGTTCAGGGAGGAATATTAA
- a CDS encoding phosphate ABC transporter substrate-binding protein PstS family protein, producing MKNFKSLALMFAFILVLGVLAACGGSGDDASGDEGNSESSGSEGSSTEESGEEVAGPIAIDGSSTVYPIMENLTYSYREEAPEVETSLNSSGSGGGFKKSTKGEIDLSNASREIKEEEKKIAEENGVQLEPLELAYDGLSVTVSSKNDFVENLTIEQLRQIFLESSDAQMWSDINPDWPEEQIEIFAPGHDSGTFDYFNEVVLEENPMKEGENTTLSEDDNTLVRGIENNPNAIGFFGYAYYAANKDSLKVLGIAEGDAEPVKPSGETIQDGSYTPLSRPLFTYVNVEAYKNKPQVRDFVEYTLNNAGKAAEEVGYVALPEERYQEQLDKAKSWAE from the coding sequence ATGAAAAACTTTAAAAGTTTAGCACTAATGTTTGCATTTATTTTAGTGCTTGGAGTACTTGCTGCATGCGGCGGTTCTGGCGACGATGCCAGCGGTGACGAAGGAAATTCTGAAAGCTCAGGTAGTGAGGGAAGTTCTACTGAAGAATCAGGAGAGGAAGTCGCTGGTCCAATTGCAATTGATGGTTCTTCTACGGTTTACCCAATCATGGAAAACCTTACGTACAGCTATCGTGAAGAGGCTCCAGAAGTTGAGACATCTCTAAACAGCTCAGGTTCCGGCGGTGGTTTCAAGAAATCCACTAAAGGTGAAATTGACCTAAGTAATGCTTCTCGTGAAATTAAAGAAGAAGAGAAGAAAATCGCTGAAGAAAATGGCGTACAGCTTGAGCCCCTAGAACTAGCTTACGATGGTCTTTCTGTAACAGTAAGTTCTAAAAACGATTTTGTTGAAAATCTAACCATCGAACAGCTTAGACAGATTTTCCTTGAATCTTCTGACGCTCAAATGTGGTCTGACATCAATCCGGACTGGCCTGAAGAGCAAATTGAAATTTTCGCTCCAGGACATGACTCAGGTACTTTTGATTACTTCAATGAAGTAGTTCTTGAAGAGAACCCTATGAAAGAAGGAGAAAATACTACTCTTTCTGAAGATGATAACACTCTAGTACGCGGAATTGAAAATAACCCGAACGCAATTGGATTCTTCGGCTATGCTTACTATGCAGCGAATAAGGACTCTCTTAAAGTCCTAGGGATTGCCGAAGGGGATGCTGAACCTGTAAAACCTTCTGGTGAAACAATCCAGGATGGTTCTTATACACCGCTATCCCGTCCACTATTCACTTATGTGAATGTTGAAGCTTATAAGAACAAGCCACAAGTTCGTGACTTTGTTGAGTACACATTAAACAATGCAGGAAAAGCTGCTGAAGAAGTTGGATACGTTGCTCTTCCTGAAGAAAGATATCAAGAACAGCTTGACAAGGCAAAAAGCTGGGCTGAGTAA
- a CDS encoding peptidoglycan D,D-transpeptidase FtsI family protein yields MVGDMKRGKKKTHLPFRLNMVFFIVFLLFGAIILQLGVVQILNGEEAQDEIDRTENTTTNIPVPRGEMYDRYGRVVVNNEPLYSITYTPPKGVKQLDRLELAERLAQYINMEFEDKLSTRDLKEYFFLKNREEVVERIKDEDTKDMDNGEVYQLQLDSIKETEVTSYDNQTKEVIAIKKELDKAYALSPHIIKNSNISYEEYSSVAEHLGSLPGINVTSDWEREYPYGNTFRNYAGNITSREQGIPRDNLDYFMSLDYSRNDRVGTSGLEQQYEQVLKGTKEKVQYEIDKNNDVVNSNVIREGERGKDLVLTLDVELQEKVDQILREELESAIQEAPNENKHLENSVAVVSNPKTGEILAISGQKYNRNLEEGEERFSDTSHQAVYNAYMSGSTVKGATILTGLHEGAIDPGQTVNDRAIKISSDREKSSYTSNIGVVDDIAAIQQSSNVYMYFLAMYLGKEFDYQYGRPISLQNDTFQTFLYNFNQFGLGVETGLDFPYEETGFEGDNPADGNILDFAIGQYSTYTAMQLNQYVSTIANGGSRLKMKLVKEIHDPSTSSEGLGPIYKDYSPEIINQLEMDADYIDRVQEGFRQVFQTNEGTASSVFSDPPYAKYNMAGKTGTAEASKSIPVNGGETYRSNLLNKTLIGYAPHDDPEIAFSVVTPYLGNDTPTTGISNKIGARIGKAYFDLKEEREKEGVGTQSPQENAEETQEE; encoded by the coding sequence ATGGTCGGCGATATGAAAAGAGGAAAGAAAAAAACCCATCTTCCTTTTCGTTTAAATATGGTTTTTTTTATTGTATTTCTATTATTTGGGGCGATCATCCTTCAGCTTGGGGTAGTACAAATTCTTAATGGAGAAGAAGCCCAGGATGAAATTGATCGTACAGAAAACACAACTACAAATATACCCGTGCCCAGAGGAGAAATGTACGATCGCTACGGAAGGGTAGTAGTAAACAATGAGCCTCTTTATTCGATAACGTATACTCCGCCTAAGGGAGTAAAACAACTAGATCGTCTAGAACTGGCCGAAAGGTTGGCACAGTATATCAATATGGAGTTTGAAGACAAGCTTAGTACCCGTGACTTAAAAGAATACTTCTTCTTAAAGAATAGAGAAGAAGTGGTTGAGCGTATAAAAGATGAAGATACAAAGGATATGGATAATGGCGAGGTTTACCAGCTTCAGCTCGACAGCATTAAGGAAACTGAAGTGACTTCTTATGACAATCAGACTAAGGAAGTTATCGCCATTAAAAAAGAATTGGACAAAGCATACGCACTTTCCCCTCACATCATAAAGAATTCAAACATTTCCTATGAAGAATATTCTTCCGTGGCGGAGCACTTGGGGAGTCTGCCTGGAATAAACGTTACGTCTGATTGGGAAAGAGAATATCCATATGGTAATACGTTCAGAAATTATGCAGGGAACATAACTTCAAGAGAACAAGGGATTCCACGTGATAATTTAGATTACTTTATGTCATTGGACTACAGTAGAAACGACCGGGTAGGAACGAGCGGTCTTGAACAGCAGTATGAGCAGGTGTTAAAGGGAACTAAAGAAAAAGTTCAGTATGAGATTGATAAAAATAACGATGTTGTTAATTCAAATGTGATACGTGAAGGGGAGAGGGGAAAAGATTTAGTTCTCACCCTCGATGTAGAACTTCAAGAAAAAGTAGACCAAATACTGCGTGAAGAACTTGAGAGTGCTATTCAGGAGGCACCTAATGAAAATAAGCATCTCGAGAATTCAGTAGCGGTTGTGTCTAATCCCAAAACAGGTGAGATTTTAGCCATTTCCGGGCAAAAGTATAATCGAAACTTGGAAGAAGGAGAAGAGCGTTTCTCGGACACCTCTCATCAGGCTGTTTATAACGCGTATATGTCCGGTTCTACGGTCAAAGGAGCAACGATTTTAACAGGTCTGCACGAAGGGGCTATTGATCCTGGACAGACGGTAAATGACCGTGCCATAAAAATCTCTTCGGATCGGGAGAAGTCATCCTATACTTCAAATATTGGAGTGGTAGATGATATAGCGGCTATTCAACAGTCCTCCAACGTTTATATGTATTTCCTTGCCATGTATCTAGGGAAAGAATTTGATTATCAGTACGGACGGCCTATTAGTTTACAAAATGATACGTTTCAAACCTTTTTATATAACTTTAATCAATTTGGTTTAGGAGTGGAAACAGGACTGGATTTTCCATATGAAGAAACCGGTTTTGAGGGGGATAACCCGGCCGATGGTAACATTTTAGACTTCGCTATTGGTCAATACAGCACTTACACGGCCATGCAATTAAATCAGTATGTCTCTACCATAGCTAATGGCGGGAGCAGGCTTAAAATGAAGCTGGTAAAGGAAATTCACGATCCTTCAACTTCTTCTGAAGGATTAGGACCGATCTATAAAGATTATTCACCCGAAATCATTAACCAGCTGGAAATGGATGCCGACTATATTGATCGTGTACAAGAAGGGTTCCGGCAGGTATTCCAGACTAATGAAGGTACAGCAAGCAGTGTGTTTTCGGATCCCCCTTATGCTAAATACAATATGGCGGGAAAAACAGGAACAGCAGAAGCGTCTAAGTCGATACCTGTAAATGGTGGGGAAACCTATCGAAGTAACTTATTGAATAAAACTTTGATCGGCTATGCTCCGCACGATGATCCTGAAATCGCTTTTTCTGTCGTTACTCCATACTTGGGAAATGATACACCTACAACTGGTATAAGTAATAAGATTGGTGCCCGAATAGGAAAAGCATATTTTGATTTAAAGGAAGAAAGAGAAAAAGAAGGTGTGGGGACACAATCACCTCAAGAAAACGCTGAAGAAACACAGGAAGAATAA
- a CDS encoding MFS transporter, with amino-acid sequence MVSRLRAWLSHENVSKDLLLLLLIGGLYSLGIFLSSTFVNIYLWKQSNSYTDIALYNLSIYVLQPLTFIFAGKCAKHIDRVIVLRTGVIVLSLFFLTVLIVGENAAKFNIMLGALLGVGYGFYWLAYNVLTFEITEPDTRDFFNGFLGVLQSLGGMTGPLLAGFIISRLNNFTGYTVIFAVSFGLFIVAVLVSFGLSRRKAKGNFSFRRIINERKNNLNWKRILNAHVSQGFREGTFLFAVSIWIFLMTRNELSLGFFNLVYSGFSFLFYFLVTRLVKPRRRKKAIFIAGLSLYLSVLILLVSKSMALLLLYGAIAGIFFPLLYVPYISLTYDVIGKSWNAGEMRIEYIVVRELFLNLGRVLSIIVFLLAIVFIAPETGIPYILLLVGGGHFLIYFFIKDIDTKVVPSSHN; translated from the coding sequence ATGGTGAGTAGGCTGCGAGCGTGGTTGAGCCACGAAAACGTTTCGAAAGATTTATTGTTGTTGCTTTTAATTGGAGGTTTATACTCCCTCGGGATTTTTTTATCCAGTACATTTGTGAATATTTATTTGTGGAAACAATCAAATAGTTATACGGACATAGCTCTATATAATTTAAGTATTTATGTATTACAGCCCTTAACCTTTATATTTGCTGGTAAATGTGCGAAACATATCGACAGAGTGATCGTTCTTCGTACAGGGGTAATCGTTCTTTCTTTATTTTTCTTAACCGTACTTATTGTAGGGGAGAATGCAGCCAAGTTTAATATCATGCTCGGTGCATTACTTGGCGTGGGGTATGGCTTTTACTGGCTGGCCTACAATGTATTAACTTTTGAGATAACTGAACCTGACACGCGAGACTTTTTTAATGGATTTTTAGGAGTTCTGCAATCTTTAGGCGGGATGACGGGCCCTCTGCTGGCAGGTTTTATTATTTCTCGTTTAAACAACTTCACAGGGTACACGGTTATTTTTGCTGTGTCGTTTGGCCTTTTTATAGTGGCGGTTCTCGTCAGCTTTGGATTATCTAGAAGAAAAGCAAAAGGGAATTTCTCTTTTCGGAGAATCATTAACGAAAGGAAAAATAATCTCAATTGGAAACGTATATTAAATGCACACGTATCCCAGGGGTTTCGAGAAGGGACTTTTTTATTTGCGGTGTCCATATGGATCTTCTTAATGACACGTAACGAATTGTCCTTAGGTTTTTTTAATCTTGTGTATTCTGGATTCTCCTTTCTGTTTTATTTTCTAGTCACCCGTCTTGTTAAACCCAGACGGAGAAAAAAGGCTATTTTTATAGCAGGTCTTTCCCTTTACCTTAGCGTTTTAATTTTGCTGGTAAGTAAAAGCATGGCTTTGTTATTACTCTACGGGGCGATTGCAGGAATCTTCTTTCCTTTATTGTACGTGCCCTATATATCTTTAACTTATGATGTCATCGGCAAGTCATGGAACGCCGGAGAGATGAGAATCGAATACATTGTAGTCAGGGAGCTATTTTTAAACTTGGGGCGAGTTCTCTCCATTATTGTATTCCTGCTCGCAATTGTATTCATTGCTCCTGAGACGGGAATTCCGTATATATTACTACTGGTAGGTGGAGGCCACTTTTTAATTTACTTCTTTATAAAAGATATAGATACTAAAGTAGTTCCGTCTTCTCACAATTGA
- a CDS encoding superoxide dismutase, producing the protein MAKFELPELPYAYDALEPTIDKETMNIHHTKHHNTYVTKLNNALEGHADLQDKSLEELLANNLAAVPEDIRTPVRRNGGGHANHSLFWTIMSPNGGGEPTGDLATAINDTFGSLDQFKEKFETTAKGRFGSGWAWLVVNNGSLEVIDTLNQDSPIMEGKTPILGLDVWEHAYYLNYQNRRPDYAAAFWNVVNWDEVAKRYDAAK; encoded by the coding sequence ATGGCCAAATTTGAACTACCAGAACTACCTTATGCTTACGATGCACTAGAACCTACCATCGATAAGGAAACGATGAACATCCACCATACGAAGCACCATAACACTTACGTGACTAAGCTTAACAATGCGTTGGAAGGTCATGCAGATCTTCAGGACAAATCACTGGAAGAATTGTTAGCCAACAATCTTGCAGCTGTACCGGAGGATATTCGTACGCCTGTACGCCGTAATGGAGGCGGACATGCAAACCACAGTCTTTTCTGGACGATTATGTCTCCGAATGGCGGTGGCGAACCAACAGGTGATTTAGCGACTGCGATCAATGATACCTTTGGAAGCTTAGATCAATTTAAAGAAAAATTCGAAACAACCGCTAAAGGTCGTTTCGGTTCAGGCTGGGCCTGGTTAGTCGTAAACAACGGCAGCCTTGAAGTAATCGACACGTTAAATCAGGATTCACCGATTATGGAAGGTAAGACTCCGATCCTTGGACTCGACGTTTGGGAACATGCTTACTATCTGAATTACCAAAATCGTCGCCCTGACTACGCTGCAGCATTCTGGAATGTAGTAAATTGGGATGAAGTAGCAAAACGTTACGATGCAGCTAAATAA
- a CDS encoding Na/Pi cotransporter family protein: MEIDVQKMIFEFIGGLGIFLFGIKYMGDGLQKVAGDRLREMLDRFTSNPLMGVIAGAVVTILVQSSSTTTVLTVGLVNAGFMTFRQAIGVIMGANIGTTFTAFIIGIDIKAYGLPILAVGSLMIFFFKNKKVTNLGQTVFGLGALFFGLETMSGGMKPLRSLEAFRELTLSMSENPVLGVVIGTLFTVIVQSSSATIGILQGLFGEGLVDIQAALPVLFGDNIGTTITAVIAAIGASVGAKRAAFVHVIFNVLGATVFLLLLKPFTSYVEWLQGYLNLGPEMTIAFAHGSFNIANTVVQFPFVAVLAWIVIKLVPGEDSLIEFKPQHLDPIFIEQSPSLALDQAKEEVVRMGQYAYKGLEETSLYLNNKQQKHSEIAMQIEDALNNLDRKITDYLIDLSQASLTDEESLKHSALMDSVRDLERIGDHFENIIELIDYKNSNKVYLTPQAIDDLNTMFDLTLMTVKQATKALETMNREEALAVVQKENELDRMERSYRKKHIIRLNEGVCNGQAGIVFVDMVSNLERIGDHAVNIAEEVLGEKESL, from the coding sequence ATGGAGATAGACGTTCAAAAAATGATATTTGAATTTATTGGCGGTCTTGGTATCTTCCTATTTGGTATAAAGTATATGGGAGACGGACTGCAGAAGGTAGCTGGCGATCGCTTACGTGAAATGCTGGATCGCTTTACAAGCAACCCTCTTATGGGCGTGATTGCAGGTGCTGTAGTAACCATTCTGGTTCAAAGCAGCTCGACGACTACGGTTTTAACGGTAGGACTAGTAAACGCTGGGTTTATGACGTTCCGGCAGGCTATTGGAGTCATTATGGGAGCTAATATCGGGACTACCTTTACAGCATTCATTATAGGTATTGATATAAAAGCATATGGTCTTCCAATACTAGCAGTCGGTTCCTTAATGATCTTCTTCTTTAAAAATAAAAAAGTAACCAACCTTGGACAGACGGTCTTTGGATTGGGTGCCCTGTTTTTCGGGCTCGAAACTATGAGTGGTGGTATGAAACCACTTAGATCTTTAGAAGCTTTTAGAGAGCTTACATTAAGTATGAGTGAAAATCCGGTATTAGGAGTAGTAATTGGAACATTGTTCACGGTTATTGTGCAAAGTTCAAGTGCTACCATAGGGATATTGCAAGGATTGTTTGGGGAAGGACTGGTAGATATTCAAGCAGCTCTTCCTGTCCTTTTTGGTGATAACATTGGAACAACTATTACCGCGGTTATAGCGGCTATCGGCGCAAGTGTAGGTGCCAAAAGAGCCGCTTTTGTCCACGTTATCTTTAACGTGCTGGGGGCAACTGTGTTTCTCCTGTTACTCAAACCATTTACAAGTTATGTAGAATGGTTACAAGGATATCTGAACTTAGGGCCGGAAATGACCATTGCCTTTGCACATGGATCTTTTAACATTGCGAATACAGTAGTGCAGTTTCCTTTCGTAGCTGTACTAGCCTGGATAGTTATAAAATTAGTTCCTGGTGAAGATTCCTTAATTGAATTTAAGCCGCAGCATCTAGACCCGATTTTTATTGAGCAATCTCCTTCACTTGCTCTCGATCAGGCAAAAGAAGAAGTAGTTCGAATGGGGCAGTATGCATATAAGGGACTAGAAGAGACAAGTCTATATTTAAATAATAAACAGCAAAAGCATTCGGAAATTGCGATGCAAATTGAGGATGCTCTAAATAATCTGGATCGAAAGATAACCGACTATTTAATTGACTTATCTCAAGCTTCCTTAACTGACGAAGAAAGTCTCAAGCATTCAGCTTTGATGGATTCGGTTAGGGATCTTGAACGGATTGGTGATCACTTTGAAAACATCATTGAACTTATCGATTACAAAAACTCGAATAAAGTTTACTTGACCCCTCAGGCTATTGATGACTTGAATACAATGTTTGATCTTACTTTAATGACTGTGAAACAAGCCACAAAAGCGCTTGAAACCATGAATCGAGAAGAAGCATTAGCGGTCGTTCAAAAAGAAAATGAACTCGATCGAATGGAACGCAGTTACCGTAAAAAACACATCATTCGTTTAAATGAAGGTGTTTGCAATGGACAAGCTGGTATCGTATTCGTTGATATGGTCAGCAATTTAGAACGTATTGGTGACCACGCTGTTAATATTGCTGAAGAAGTCCTGGGAGAAAAAGAAAGTTTATAA
- a CDS encoding NfeD family protein, which translates to MLAFDWIALFITFLGTMFLIGELLVNMKGIFAIIGFGFITVYFSSYLATDMFIVMMLVYFLGIILMVIDGKLINDGTLATIGAAIMVIAVGFSAPNWVAGLYSVIGVILGGAASLLFLKVFKHRKMWTKITLRDQLSSEMGYNSMKESYQFLIDKRGKALTDMRPVGTIKIEEEDYSAVSNGQWISKDDDIKVVSVDGTRILVKKI; encoded by the coding sequence GTGCTTGCATTTGATTGGATTGCTTTGTTTATTACCTTTTTAGGCACCATGTTTTTAATCGGTGAACTGCTGGTTAACATGAAAGGGATCTTTGCAATTATTGGTTTTGGGTTTATTACCGTTTATTTTTCAAGTTACTTAGCAACAGATATGTTTATCGTTATGATGCTTGTCTATTTTCTTGGCATCATTCTTATGGTTATTGACGGGAAACTCATAAATGATGGCACACTTGCTACGATCGGAGCTGCCATTATGGTTATAGCCGTAGGATTTAGTGCACCTAATTGGGTAGCTGGCCTTTACAGTGTTATTGGAGTCATTCTCGGAGGTGCCGCTTCCCTGCTATTCCTGAAAGTATTTAAACATAGGAAGATGTGGACAAAAATCACCCTCAGGGACCAATTGTCATCAGAAATGGGATACAATTCCATGAAAGAAAGTTATCAGTTCCTTATTGATAAAAGGGGAAAGGCTCTGACTGACATGAGGCCGGTAGGGACAATAAAGATCGAAGAAGAAGATTACAGTGCTGTCTCAAATGGACAGTGGATTTCAAAAGATGATGACATTAAAGTGGTTTCTGTAGATGGAACTAGAATATTAGTGAAAAAGATCTGA